TGTGTGAGTGTGAGTTGTCGCTATGCATGACATTAGATTTTTTTGGGACtatcacttatatatatatatatttctatgaTGGATTTGAAGATACGAGTTCCTGATTCTTGTTTCCTTTGGATGGGATCTCACTGGAATGGCCAACACATTTTTCTCACTTTGTTGGATCGTTATcactctgtttttgtttctaaTTTTAAGAGAAAGAGCTCAGGCTACTCGTGGTGTTTGCTAGTTAAGAATGTTTTGAATGAGGTGTTAAGTAAAGAGATATACAGGCTTTATACTCTGTTCGTTTGTGCTTTCTTTTCatatcattttcatttttttctattttatgaaTTGTGCAGGAAAAATTTCGAGTGGCGGTGTTAGTTTCACAAGCTGCACTTCAGTTCATTAATGGTGAGAATAGAAATAGACTAGAAAAAAGATTGTTTGGtgttttattttagaataaactTAGATACAATGCAGCGGTAAAtgtaaacactatttttttgcttgaataaatttaacattctttcgAAAAAAAGAGAACAGAAATAGACTAAGTCCTTAGTGTTGTTCAGTATGTATTTTGTTTTCCTTAACGAGAATGTGTTGCGTGCTTGCAGGTTTAAAGTTGTCTAGTGAGTACGCAGTACCTGAAGAAGTAAGAAAAGCTGGATTTGAGATTTGTCCTGATGAGTTAGGATCGATTGTAGAAGGGCATGATGTGAAAAAGTTGAAAATTCATGGTGGAACTGAGGGCCTGACAGAGAAACTCTGTACGTCGATAACTAGTGGCATTGGTACATCTGAAGACCAGTTGAGTATAAGAAAAGAGATTTACGGAATCAACCAATTCACAGAAAGCCCCTCTCGTGGCTTTTGGTTATTTGTTTGGGAAGCCCTTCAGGATACCACCCTCATGATTCTAGCTGCATGTGCTTTTGTATCGCTTATTGTTGGGATACTGATGGAAGGGTGGCCGATTGGTGCCCATGATGGCCTTGGTATAGTGGCGAGTATTCTTCTTGTTGTGTTTGTCACCGCCACGAGTGATTATAGGCAATCCTTGCAGTTCAAGGACCTGGATGCTGAGAAGAAAAAGATTGTGGTTCAGGTTACTAGAGATAAAATGAGGCAAAAGATCTCGATATTTGATCTACTGCCTGGCGATATTGTTCACCTTGGCATTGGGGATCAAGTTCCAGCTGATGGGCTTTTTCTCTCAGGGTTTTCTGTTCTGATAGATGAATCGAGCTTGACTGGTGAAAGTGAACCCATTTGTGTCAATGTGGAGCACCCCTTTCTTCTTTCAGGTACCAAGGTTCAGGATGGATCTTGCAAAATGTTGGTGACTACAGTTGGAATGAGGACTCAATGGGGTAAACTGATGGCTACACTAAGTGAAGGCGGCGATGATGAGACACCTTTGCAAGTAAAGCTCAATGGTGTGGCAACCATCATTGGTAAAATAGGTTTGTTTTTCGCTGTCATTACTTTTGCTGTTTTGGTGCAAGGATTGGCTACTCGGAAGCTTCAAGACGGTTCTCACTGGGCCTGGACTGGTGAAGAGTTGATGTCGGTCCTGGAATATTTTGCTGTTGCTGTAACAATTGTTGTGGTCGCGGTCCCAGAGGGTCTTCCGTTGGCTGTCACATTAAGTCTTGCTTTTGccatgaagaagatgatgaacgaCAAAGCGCTTGTGCGGAATCTAGCTGCTTGTGAGACAATGGGATCTGCAACAACTATTTGTAGTGACAAGACTGGAACTCTGACAACAAACCACATGACAGTTGTAAAAGCCTGCATCTGTGGAAAAGCCAGAGATGTTAATTGTTCCGATGCTGCTAGGTATTTAGCCTCTAGTATCCCTGAGTCTGCTGTTAAAATTCTACTGCAATCTATATTTACCAACACCGGTGGTGAGATTGTTGTGGGGAAAGGAAACAAAACCGAGATACTGGGATCGCCCACAGAAACTGCTCTGTTAGAATTTGGGTTGGCACTCGGAGGGGACTTTCAAAAAGAAAGACAAGCCTCAAATGTTGTGAAAGTTGAGCCCTTTAACTCTACAAAGAAAAGAATGGGAGTTGTCATTGAGCTGTCTGGAGAACATTTCCGGGCGCATTGTAAGGGTGCTTCTGAGATAGTTTTAGCTGCCTGTGATAAGTACATCAACAAAGATGGTGATGTTGTTCCACTTGATGAAGCATCTACTAATCACCTAAATAACATTATCGAAGAATTTGCTAGTGAAGCCCTTCGAACTCTTTGCCTTGCTTATCTGGAAATCGGTGATGAATTCTCATTAGAAGATCCCATTCCAAGTGGAGGATACACTTGCATAGGTATTGTGGGCATCAAAGACCCTGTCCGCCCTGGTGTCAAGGAGTCTGTTGCGATTTGTAGAGCTGCTGGAATCACAGTCAGAATGGTGACTGGAGATAACATTACTACTGCAAAGGCTATAGCCAGGGAGTGCGGGATATTGACTGATGATGGCATAGCTATCGAAGGCCCCGAGTTCCGGGAGAAAAGTGAAGAGGAATTACTCAAGCTAATCCCAAATTTGCAGGTGATTGTCTGCAACAAACACTAGTTGCTACTATTAAGTTATACAGTTTGTGTTGGTAGTGCAGAACCAACTGATCCGCAAACAGGAAACGAACTCCAAATTGCATACTCTTCTACACGGGATTTTCAAGCTTTAATTTCCTTCTTGTAGGTCATGGCTCGATCGTCACCCATGGATAAGCATACTTTGGTGAGAAACCTCCGTACAATGTTTCAGGAAGTCGTTGCAGTGACAGGTGATGGAACAAATGATGCTCCTGCCCTTCATGAAGCTGATATTGGACTTGCAATGGGAATTTCTGGAACCGAGGTGTGTTCTCAGTCTTCCTTGTCCCTGTTTCATTATCTTGGTGCACCACTGCACATTAAAAATTCTAGTCTAGATTCTCATGGAAGAACATTGTTTACGTAGTTCCTGTCCATTCAAAGAGGAATGGAGTTCTCATACTTTTTATTGTCCAATTTTCTTAGGTGGCAAAAGAGAGTGCAGATGTGATTATCCTTGATGATAACTTCTCGACGATTGTCACTGTTGCCAAATGGGGCCGTTCTGTGTACATAAACATTCAGAAATTTGTTCAGTTCCAGCTGACAGTAAACGTTGTGGCTCTTATTGTCAACTTCTTATCAGCCTGCCTTACTGGTTAGTTCCAAACCACATTTCTTTCTCCATTGTTCAAGAGCCCAGTCATCTCCTCATGGATTGGTAACTAACTTCTCGATTGATACTGTATGTCACAGGAAACGCGCCTCTGACAGCTGTCCAGCTACTATGGGTGAACATGATAATGGACACACTTGGAGCACTCGCGCTAGCAACTGAACCACCACAGGACGACCTGATGAAGAGAACACCAGTGGGAAGGAAAGGAAACTTCATAAGTAATGTAATGTGGAGGAACATCCTTGGTCAGTCACTATACCAGCTTGTCATCATATGGTGTCTCCAAACAAAGGGAAAGACAATGTTCGGTATCGACTCCGACTTAACACTCAATA
The sequence above is drawn from the Brassica napus cultivar Da-Ae chromosome A8, Da-Ae, whole genome shotgun sequence genome and encodes:
- the LOC111199778 gene encoding calcium-transporting ATPase 1 codes for the protein MENYLNENFGDVKPKNSSDEALQRWRKLCWIVKNPKRRFRFTANLTKRSEAEAIRRSNQEKFRVAVLVSQAALQFINGLKLSSEYAVPEEVRKAGFEICPDELGSIVEGHDVKKLKIHGGTEGLTEKLCTSITSGIGTSEDQLSIRKEIYGINQFTESPSRGFWLFVWEALQDTTLMILAACAFVSLIVGILMEGWPIGAHDGLGIVASILLVVFVTATSDYRQSLQFKDLDAEKKKIVVQVTRDKMRQKISIFDLLPGDIVHLGIGDQVPADGLFLSGFSVLIDESSLTGESEPICVNVEHPFLLSGTKVQDGSCKMLVTTVGMRTQWGKLMATLSEGGDDETPLQVKLNGVATIIGKIGLFFAVITFAVLVQGLATRKLQDGSHWAWTGEELMSVLEYFAVAVTIVVVAVPEGLPLAVTLSLAFAMKKMMNDKALVRNLAACETMGSATTICSDKTGTLTTNHMTVVKACICGKARDVNCSDAARYLASSIPESAVKILLQSIFTNTGGEIVVGKGNKTEILGSPTETALLEFGLALGGDFQKERQASNVVKVEPFNSTKKRMGVVIELSGEHFRAHCKGASEIVLAACDKYINKDGDVVPLDEASTNHLNNIIEEFASEALRTLCLAYLEIGDEFSLEDPIPSGGYTCIGIVGIKDPVRPGVKESVAICRAAGITVRMVTGDNITTAKAIARECGILTDDGIAIEGPEFREKSEEELLKLIPNLQVMARSSPMDKHTLVRNLRTMFQEVVAVTGDGTNDAPALHEADIGLAMGISGTEVAKESADVIILDDNFSTIVTVAKWGRSVYINIQKFVQFQLTVNVVALIVNFLSACLTGNAPLTAVQLLWVNMIMDTLGALALATEPPQDDLMKRTPVGRKGNFISNVMWRNILGQSLYQLVIIWCLQTKGKTMFGIDSDLTLNTLIFNTFVFCQVFNEISSREMEKIDVFTGILKNYVFVGVLTCTVVFQVIIIELLGTFADTTPLNWNQWFVSIVLGFLGMPVAAALKMIPVGAH